A stretch of the Ictidomys tridecemlineatus isolate mIctTri1 chromosome 5, mIctTri1.hap1, whole genome shotgun sequence genome encodes the following:
- the Pcna gene encoding proliferating cell nuclear antigen — MFEARLVQGSILKKVLEALKDLINEACWDISSGGVNLQSMDSSHVSLVQLTLRSEGFDTYRCDRNLAMGVNLTSMSKILKCAGNEDIITLRAEDNADTLALVFEAPNQEKVSDYEMKLMDLDVEQLGIPEQEYSCVVKMPSGEFARICRDLSHIGDAVVISCAKDGVKFSASGELGNGNIKLSQTSNVDKEEEAVTIEMNEPVQLTFALRYLNFFTKATPLSPTVTLSMSADVPLVVEYKIADMGHLKYYLAPKIEDEEGS, encoded by the exons ATGTTCGAGGCGCGTCTGGTCCAGGGGTCCATCCTGAAGAAGGTGCTCGAAGCGCTCAAGGACCTCATCAACGAGGCCTGCTGGGACATCAGCTCTGGCGGTGTAAACCTTCAGAGTATGGACTCGTCCCATGTCTCCTTGGTGCAGCTCACCCTGCGCTCCGAGGGCTTCGACACCTACCGCTGTGATCGCAACCTGGCCATGGGTGTGAACCTCACCAG CATGTCCAAAATACTAAAATGTGCTGGCAATGAAGACATTATTACATTAAGGGCTGAAGATAATGCGGATACATTGGCGCTAGTGTTTGAAGCACCGA ATCAAGAGAAAGTTTCAGATTATGAAATGAAGTTAATGGACTTAGATGTTGAACAACTTGGAATTCCA GAACAAGAGTACAGTTGTGTAGTAAAGATGCCTTCTGGTGAATTTGCACGTATATGCCGAGACCTCAGTCATATTGGAGATGCTGTTGTAATATCCTGTGCAAAAGATGGAGTGAAATTTTCTGCAAGTGGAGAACTTGGAAATGGAAACATTAAGTTGTCTCAAACAAGTAACGTTGATAAAGAAGAGGAAGCt gttACCATAGAGATGAATGAGCCAGTTCAGCTAACTTTTGCACTGAGGTACCTGAACTTCTTTACGAAAGCCACTCCACTCTCTCCTACAGTAACACTCAGTATGTCTGCAGATGTACCCCTTG TTGTAGAGTATAAAATTGCTGACATGGGACATTTAAAGTATTATTTGGCTCCCAAGATTGaggatgaagaaggatcttag
- the Tmem230 gene encoding transmembrane protein 230: MMPSRTNLATGIPSSKVKYSRLSSTDDGYIDLQFKKSPPKIPYKAIALATVLFLIGAFLIIIGSLLLSGYISKGGADRAVPVLIIGILVFLPGFYHLRIAYYASKGYRGYSYDDIPDFDD; this comes from the exons ATGATGCCGTCTCGTACTAATCTGGCTACTGGAATCCCCAGTAGTAAAGTAAAATACTCAAGGCTCTCCAGCACAGATGATGGCTACATTGACCTTCAG tTTAAGAAAAGCCCTCCTAAGATCCCTTATAAGGCCATTGCACTTGCCACTGTGCTGTTTTTGATTGGCGCCTTTCTCATTATCATAGGCTCCCTCCTGCTGTCAGGCTACATTAGCAAAGGG GGGGCAGACCGGGCCGTTCCTGTCCTGATTATTGGCATTCTGGTGTTCCTGCCAGGATTTTACCATCTGCGCATCGCCTACTATGCGTCTAAAGGCTACCGGGGTTACTCCTATGATGACATTCCAGACTTTGATGACTAA